The nucleotide window CCCGACCCGACGCCAGTTCCTCGCCACGACCGCCGGCGCGACCGCCGGGATGGCCTCCTGGCTCGCCCTCGGCAAGGCGCCTGCCCACGCCCAGAAGCGCGAGCTGACCTTCCTCTCCTGGAACCACTTCGTCCCGGCCTCCGACGATGAGCTCCGCAAGCAGGCGGAGGCCTTCGGCAAGGCCAACAACTGCACCGTGCGGGTGGATACCATGGCGCATCTGCAGATGCCATCCAAGATCGCGGCCGAGGCCCAGTCCCAATCGGGCCACGATATGTACAGGACTGCCAGCGCCGACCCCTTCCTCTACGAGAATCTCCTCATCACCATGGACGATGTGGTCGAGAAGGTCGGCAAGCAGGGCGGCGGCTGGTACAGCTTCGCGGCGGAGAGCTGCCAGACCAAGTCCGGCTGGAAGGCCATCCCCTGGTTCTGGGTCTCGTTCCCGGGCACCTACAACATGGCCCACTTCAAAAAGGCCGGGTTCGAGCATCCCCCGAAAACATGGGACGAGCTTCTCAAGCAGGGCAAGGTGCTCAAGAAGCAGGGCAACCCGGTCGGTATCCCCATCAGCCATTGCTCTGACGCGCACTCCACGTACTGGTCCGTCGCGTGGTCCCAGGGCGCCAAGGTGCTCGAAGCGGACGGCAAGACGCCCGGCATCGTCTCCGACAAGACCGCGCAGGTCATCGAGTGGTACAAGGATCTCTATACGAATGCGATGGAGCCGGAGGTTCTCTCCTGGGACGATGCCGGCAACAACCGCTTCATCCTCTCCGGCAAGGGCTCGTGGATCCACAACCCGATCAGCCCGTACAATGCCGCGCTCGCCAACAAGCAGCCCATCGCCGACGACATCAACCACCACAACAGCCCCGGGGGGCCGGCGGGCATCCACTCGGCGCCGCCGAACCTGAGCATGGGCATCTGGAAGTTCTCGAAGAACCAGGAGCTGGCCAAGGAGTTCATCGTCTACCTCTTCCAGAAGCAGAACTTCGATGCGTGGATCGTGGCGTCGAACGCCTTCAACCACCCGCCGCTCAAGAACCTCGCCGACCATCCGATCTGGGCGCGGAATCCCAAGTTCGCCATGCTGCCCAAGGAGGCCGAGTACGCGCACCCGCGCG belongs to Candidatus Methylomirabilota bacterium and includes:
- a CDS encoding extracellular solute-binding protein, with amino-acid sequence MKTTDRRVPTRRQFLATTAGATAGMASWLALGKAPAHAQKRELTFLSWNHFVPASDDELRKQAEAFGKANNCTVRVDTMAHLQMPSKIAAEAQSQSGHDMYRTASADPFLYENLLITMDDVVEKVGKQGGGWYSFAAESCQTKSGWKAIPWFWVSFPGTYNMAHFKKAGFEHPPKTWDELLKQGKVLKKQGNPVGIPISHCSDAHSTYWSVAWSQGAKVLEADGKTPGIVSDKTAQVIEWYKDLYTNAMEPEVLSWDDAGNNRFILSGKGSWIHNPISPYNAALANKQPIADDINHHNSPGGPAGIHSAPPNLSMGIWKFSKNQELAKEFIVYLFQKQNFDAWIVASNAFNHPPLKNLADHPIWARNPKFAMLPKEAEYAHPRGWPAKPSEAVQRIDDNYIMADMVAKAVNGMPTKRAMDWAQEQIALAVKGQLKVQ